TGATCAAAATGAATTCCAAGGGATAATAATTATAAATTTTAACTTGAATGATATGTTCGCCACGCTGACAGAGATACCTTCCCAAGGTATAAATATTGATATTTTTAATGGAAGCGGAGATCTTCGTTACTCTAATACTCTTCCTGAAGTGACTTTTCTTGATATTATAAAAGATAATGTATTATCAGTAGGGATAGAAAAAGTAAAAAATTATTACGAAAAGGTTGAAGAGTTTAATAAGGTTAGCACTTCCAAAAATACAAACGCATTTTATGCTTTCGGTAATATTGAATATGCCCCTCAAGTTCGCGTTCAAGAAAATATTTCTTTACTTGTCTCAGTGCAAGAAAGTCAAGTGTCTAAAATCTCCAGAAAAAACTTAATAGAGTCATTAATGATAGGGCTGGTTACCTTGTTGTTGGGGTTTTTGCTGATATTTTTGCTCTATAGAGCCGATAAAAAAGTGGTAACACTCAATGTTGAACTGAGTAAGCAATTAAGAATTTCTGAAAAGTCTCGTGAAGTAAAATCTCAATTTTTAGCGAACATGAGCCATGAAATTAGAACGCCGATGACGGCTATTTCAGGTTTGCTGGAATTACTATTAAAGGAAAAATTAGATGATCATGTATACAAGCGCCTATACATTATTAAAGAATCTTCTGATGGATTAAGACGCATTATTAATGACATCTTGGATTTAAGTAAAATCGAAAGTGGTAAGTCGATTTTATCTGAAGCCGAGTTTAGACCGTCTTTGACGGTAGAGCGTTGTATCTCGACCTTTAATGGTTCTGCCAGTTTGAATGGTTCTGAAATATTATTAGATATGGACCCTGGGTTATTCTTTTACTATTGCCTAGGTGATGAATATCGTATTGAACAAGTAATCAATAACCTACTGAGTAACGCCATTAAATTTAGTGATAACAAACCCATTACCATTTCTGTTCGAGCGGAAATTAGTCCTGATGAAACCTTAGAGCTTATTTGCTCTGTGATGGACGGTGGTATAGGAATGCCAGAATCGTTAGTGAAAACGCTAGGTGAAACATTTACCCAGGCTGATAATACAGTCTCAAAAGATAACCAGGGTACTGGTTTAGGGTTGTCTATTTCCAAAGCCCTTTTGCGTTCTATGGGGTCTGATCTACAAATTAAAAGCGAGTTAGGAAAAGGGTCAGAATTCAGTTTTCAAATAAATTTGCCCGTGACTAAAAGAACAAGTGTATTTAACTTAGACAAAATGAACATTGATACACTTAATGTATGGTTGGTTAATCAAAATAACAAAAATTCAGAATTTATAAAGAAGTTGTTCAATCACTGGGGATGCAAGGCGACCGCTATTCAGACAAAAGAGCAGTTAGATTCAACTGTCACTGAACTTATAGAAAATAATTTAGCATTAGATTTTATTCTTTTTGATTTAGAACATGCGGTTACTGAGAACGACATACTGTACATCGTCGATCGATTTACTTCTGACAGAATTAACAACACTAAGCTTGTTTTAATGACGTCCGATGAAAGTAAAATAAAGAACTACGCTGGACTAAACGTTCATGTAGATTTACTCAAAAAGCCAATTACTATATCTGGATTTTTAGAATTGCTTCAAACACTGAAATTAGTGCCTAATATTCAAGCAATAGAAGATAATGAGAATGATATCGTTAAGACACTGGAGAGAAATATAATAGAACGTGTTAAGCGAGAGGGTCAGCCTAAAATATTATTAGTAGAAGATAACTTAACCAATCAAAGTGTTATTTCTGAAATATTCAAAAGTATTGATATCAATGTTGTTGTAGCAAGTAATGGAAAAGAAGCGGTTGATTTAGTGATGAGTCAGTCATTTGATATGATCTTTATGGACGTGCAAATGCCAGTAATGAGTGGTTTAGAAGCCACTAAAATCATTAGAGAACGATTTAATATGGAAGAGATGCCAATTATTGCTTTGTCTGCAGGCGTGACAGAGCAGGAATTCCATAAATCTAGTAACGTCGGCATGAATACTCATGTACCTAAACCTATCGATCTAAATAAATTGATGCATGTAGTGATTGAATTTTGGCCAGAAAAAATGAAAGAGGTCGGTTTAGGTCACCTTACTACTGAACAGCAAGCTGTAGCGTCAACAGTCGGTAATGAGGTTATAAACCGTACTTCTAGTAAGGTAGAAGATCTTAACAGACTGGATAGATTTGACTTGTCAAATACGGTCTATCAATGGTTAGGAGAAGATGCTTATTACAAGGTGACGGATGCTTTTTTAACTCAGTATTTACAGCCAAACATAGAAAACCCATCTCAAAAAGAGAAATCAGAGTTCGTGCATGGCTTAAAAGGTGCAGCGGCTAACATTGGTGCTGTCAAATTATTCAGTTTATGTGAACAGCTCGAGCAACAGCTTAGGGAAGCAGATGTCTCTATTGATGTACTATTAAAAGAGCTCGTAGCAGATATATTAATACTTCAGAAAATAAGATAGTAAAAAACCAAACTCCTTATCCTATTTTAGGTATAGGGAGTTTGATATTTAAGTTTACATTGATACGCATTAACAGCCTGATTAGATTGACAGGTTTGCTAAGATAATCTGCTGCACCCGCTTCATAAGCTTGCATTTCAAAAATTAAGTCTTTGTATCCAGATATAAAAATCACCGGAATGTGCTTGGTATGTTCTTGTTGTTTAATATGGTTACAGATGTCGAATCCAGATATATCAGGTAAATCGACATCCAGTAGTACCAAGTCGAAATTTTCATTATTTAATAGATCAATCGCAGCTTTACCTGTTCCCGCTGTTTTAATGTCTACATTTGCATTCAGCAAACAACGAACCGCTTCGATAGAGGTGAGCTCATCATCGACCATTAATATTTTTGCCATTTTTATTGACATGATTTCTCCGTATTAAGTGAGTTTAAGAGTTAATTAAATGCCAAGATAGTTCAGAATATCGTTTCTGGGTATGGCTTTAGAATAGTAGTAGCCTTGACCAATATTACAACCTCGTTGTAATAAGTAATCTACTTGTTCCTTATTTTCAATGCCTTCACAGATTATTTTAGCGTTAAGATTTTGTATCATAGCAATAATTGCATTCAGAAATTTCCTTTCATTCTCATGTTGTTTTTTTATTTCTTCTATGAAAATCTTATCAATTTTGACAATTTCAAAGTTGATTTTTTTTAAGCTGTAAATAGACGAATGCCCTGTACCAAAATCATCTAATACTAGGCTATAGCCCAGTTTATTTATGTGATTAAGATTTTTGATTGCAATGCTGTCGCTTTCAAATAGCATGGTTTCTGTGACTTCAATTTTCAAAAGCCTTACAATATCAGGAGCACTTTCTGCTATTAACTCCAACTCTTTTATAATAGCGTCTGATTTGACCTGATAAGATGATAAATTTACACTGATAGGCAGATGAACACCATGATACTTTAGTACCTTGAGATATCGTTTTATCTCTCTTATTTGATTAACACCCAGTTTATGAATAATCGGATCAGACTCAATATAAGGTAAAAAATATGATGGTGGCTGCAAAATACCTTCTTCATTAATGTATCTTGCCAGTGCTTCAAATGAAACAACATCTCCTGTCACCATGTCATGTATTGGTTGAAAATAGAGATGCACTAAGCTTTTCTCGACCGCTTGCTCTATCTCTTTGAATCTGTGCTCATGTTGGTTGGTTATTTTTTGTTTTTCATAATTATAAAAGGCAAAATCATTTCTACCAGACCTTTTGGCAATGTACATGGCGCTGTCTGCAGCATTGAGCAGGCTGTTTTTCGACATTGAGTCATCGGGGTACTGAGCAATACCGATACAACAAGTGCATTTGTACTCAAGGTCTTTGAGTGTGAATGGCCTTGAAAACTCACTTAAAATACGTCTTGCAACAGATTCTAAGTTACTTTTTGGTTGGTTTCCGGGTATTAAAACAACAAATTCATCTCCGCCCAATCGAGCGACAAAATCACTCGACATACTGCAATTATTTAATCTTTCAGCAGCTTGGGTTAATAATAAATCACCATACTCATGGCCGTATTGGTCATTTAAATATTTAAATTTATCAAGATCTATAAAAAATATACTGAGTTGTTCGCCTTGCCTTTGAGCTTCTTCAAATTGCTCTTTAAATGTCACGTTGAAACTGTGGCGATTGGCGATCCCTGTTAAGGGGTCTTTAAATGCCACGTCTTTCATGCTTTCTTCGGCTGTAACTTGCTTTGTTATATCTTCAACAAAATGTAAAAAATTATGTGATTCGTCATCATGTACCATAACTATATTTACATTACATATGACAGGTGCCGCATTGTCAAAGGCAGTAGTACATGTCATTCTTTCTTCGACATGATCTACTTCATTAATAAGGCTTTCAATTGCTTCATCATGTAATTTTTTCGAACTGTGGTGATAAAGAATATCATCCTTCTTGTCTTTTATATCTAAATAGTCACGACCAAAAAAGTGTGTAAAACTCGGATTTACGAACAAAATATTATGATTGCAATCAGTCAGGTAAATACTTTGATTCGAGCTTTCAAATGCTTGCTTGTAAAGGAAATCTTCTGATTTACTGTGAGAGTTATGTGTTAATGGAGAAAATGTAAAAAAGAAAGTAACTTTATTGTCGACAATATGTTTACTGTGACTGACAATGAATAGCTTCTTCTTTTTAATACATCGAATAAGTAATGGAATGGGTTTTTTCGTTTCATCTTTTAGTTCCACCCAATAAAAAAAGTAGATAAATCAGATGATATCAGGCGTGTTATTGAAACCATTGATTCTTTTAAGTCGTTACTTTTAATATGCCGACCAAACGTTTTATTGGCAAAATCATTATAATAAATGATACCAAAGTGTTCATTGGTTAATATGCAAGGTAAAGCTAAATAATTTAGCATATCATTATTCATTTATAACCCACTACCATTAATAAATTTAATCCTTTCGGAATCTCATTTTTATATTTTTGAAGAAAATAAGGTAATTAAAATTTTACTGGCTGCTAAGGTATTTTCATCCAACTCATAGATTGTATGATTAGCATACACAGGAACAGTACCTTCTTCGTTTGCAAGTGATATTTTGTAGCTACTGGGTGTGGCTTGACCAGGCTTAGAATCGATAACTGTTTGTATAACAGAGCGAAATTTTTCTTGATCTTTCTGATCAATGAGTTCAAAAAACTGCTCATCTTTAAAGGGAATCAAAGATTCTAATGAGTAGCCAAGTAACTTTTGAAATTCAGCATTAATATAATCAACAGACATAGTTTTTAAATCAATAACGCAGGCTGCATTAAGGCTACTATTAAGGATGTAGCTTATTTTATCTTTGTATATGGTTTGTTCTCGCTCTGACATAATACTTTCTGTGACATCAGTCATCGTGCCCATTACCCTTTCAGCTTGTTTCAAGTCATTAAAAGAAACAACCGCTTCCAAAGAAATAATAATCGTTTTCTTATTTCTATCATATGCCTCAAAAATAAAAGGTTGACTTGCTCTATTGTGCAATAGATTCGTCAATTGTTCTTCTAAGAGCCCACGATAATGGTCTTGAGCCAAGCCAATAAAGGCTTCGTACGACGGGTGAAACACTTTCTTATCTAAACCGAATAGTTGATAACAGCCATTACTCCAATCTATTTTACGGGTTGGAATATCCCAAAGCCATGATCCCATTTTGGCTGACTTCTCAGCGTCTTCGAGTAAGCTGTTGGTATGTTGTAAATTATTTCTTAGTGCTTCAAGTTCTGTTCGTTGATGCTCTCTTTCTTCATAAGCCATACGCAATTCTGCATAGGCAGTTTGTAGCTCTTCATTGGTAGATTGTAGTTCTTCATTGGTGGTTTCTAGCTCTTCATTTGAGCTTTGTAACTCCTCGTTCGAACTTTGTAATTCTTCGTTCATCGACTGCATTTCTTCGTTAGAGGTTTCTAGCTCCTCAATAACGTTTTGTAACTGTTCTTTTGTTTTTAGTAGTAACCTTTGTTGTTCGACTAATACCGCTTGATTAGAAGTATCTTGATTTCCCTCAGGCAGTACTGGAATATTTACGGGTTCTTCGACCTGAGAGAAGATCAAAATTAGAGAGCCTAAAGGCCCTTCACGTTTAATCGAGATTAAAATTAGTTTTACCCAGACATCCTTTCCATCTAAATTAAAAGATTGAAAGCCAGTGTTAGCGATGTCTTTTCCAGTATGAAGTTGGTGGAAAGCACTTCGTAAATCAATCGATAATTGAGGATGAAGGTTCTTAAAAATATTATTAGTGGGCAAGCCAGATGGACGTACTAATAGTTTATTTTCACCCTCTGTAAAAATAATATCTTGGTTTTCATTGATGAGCATAGCATTTGGTAACACAAACTCTTTAAGAGTCTGAGAAATGATATTTGAAAATTCTTCGTTTAATTTAGTCCGCCTAGGGCTTTCAGTTATCGATTGCTCTTTATAATCGATTGCTTTCTTCCTAATACCGCTTGATTTTCTTTCCGGTGGCAGTTGTTTACCTACAAATAAAGCCTCGTATATTTTACTCGTTTTAGAAAGAGGACGGTATTGTTCTTGAAAAACACCGATGGATTCGGATTGACCGAGCATTAAAATCCCTTTTGGATTTAATGCATAGTGAAACGTCGGTAATATTTGTCTTTGTAGCTCTACTGTAAAATAGATCATTAAATTTCGGCAAGTGATTAGATCAAGTCGTAAAAACGGTGGGTCGTTGTTAATATCATGAACTGAGAAAATCACATGTGATTTAATGGCTTTTGTTAACTCAAATTGATCGTCATTGACTAAGAAAAATTTATCACGAATGGGTTTGGGTAAATTTTGTAGGGCTGATTCAGGGTAAATAGCATTGCGAGCAAATTCAATAGCATGCTTGTCTATGTCAGTGGCAAAAATTTGAATTTTGTAGTCACTAATTTTATCGCCCAATATTTGACTTAAGATAATAGCGATGGAGTAAGGCTCTTCTCCAGTCGAGCAGCCAACACACCAAATGCGCAGCTCTTTTGTTTCTTTATTTAATATATAATTTGACAGCTCTCTGTCAAGACGATCAAATGCTCTTGCATCACGGAAAAAAGAAGTAACACCAATTAACATGTCATTAAATAGTAAGCTGACTTCTTCTGGATGGCCCTTTAAGTGATCTAGATACATGTCTGTATCATGAATACGCAAAGATGTCATTCGACGATCAATACGGCGTACAATGGTATTTTCTTTATACAATGTAAAGTCGACTTTACATTGCTTTTTTAAAATATTAATAATGCCATTATAGGTATCTCGTGAAATGGCATTTTCATTATCCACAGACCGTCTACGTGGAAAGTGCATAATATTTTTTAATTCAGTGCCGATCTCTGTGGACTGAACAATTAAATCAACATTGCCGGAATTAATGGCTGAATTCGGCATACCGTCGTATTTTGCATCTTTAGGATCTTGGACGATACCAAAACCATTTTCACCCTTTATAGCTCGAATGCCACGGCTGCCGTCGCTGCCCGTTCCAGACAATATGATACCAATCGCGTTTTCACCTTTTACAGAAGCGATGGATTCGAACAGCATATCGACAGAGGGGCGAGGAGTGCGTCGTGTCTCGGGATAACTGATTAGACTGATTCGATCGCCACTGGTGATTTCGATATTGAAGTTGGGGGGACAAATGTAGGCATGATTGGGTTCTAATACTTCATTATTTATTGCACTGGTGATCGGAATAGTGCTGCCTTTTTCGAGTAAATCTACCATCATGCTTTTGTAGGAAGGTGACAAATGCTGTGCCACAACAAACGCCATATTGGTGTCAGTAGGAAGGTTAGAAAGCATCGACTGCAAAGCTTCGAGCCCACCGGCGCTGGCGCCCACACCAACCACAGTCAGATTGGGACGCGTGATGGTCGTATTTTCATCTATGTTGTTTTTCTGTGACATAATATCGCGTCTCTTTAAGCAGTAACACACAGTTATTGTCGTGATTAGGTCAACTTTACACTGGCACACTGATCAGCGAAACGTAGCAAAATCGTTTTTAAAAAAGTGAATTTACGCGGCCTATCTGTGTTGTTGTTCATTGATCTCTATATATAAAATAGCTTATGCAAGTGATAAAAGATAATTTAATTCAAACTAAACAGCCATTACAGAGAGATTAATCACAAAAACATCGTAACGTAACTTGGTGATCTCGTATCGGGCCTTGACTCCGGTACTGAATAAAAACGGCTCAGCACTCATGCTATGCAAGTTACAAAAAGCAAGGTCCTTGCTTCAGCGGGGAAATGCAAAGGTGGAAAAACGGGCACCTTTTACCATCTAGCTACCAATGACCATGTGGTTGCTATCTGCCTATAAGGGTGGTCAGCTTGTCGAACTCAATCCTAGTGTCTACATCGAACGCATCGAAAGGAGATTATTAGCTCAC
The sequence above is a segment of the Marinomonas sp. IMCC 4694 genome. Coding sequences within it:
- a CDS encoding chemotaxis protein CheB, translated to MSQKNNIDENTTITRPNLTVVGVGASAGGLEALQSMLSNLPTDTNMAFVVAQHLSPSYKSMMVDLLEKGSTIPITSAINNEVLEPNHAYICPPNFNIEITSGDRISLISYPETRRTPRPSVDMLFESIASVKGENAIGIILSGTGSDGSRGIRAIKGENGFGIVQDPKDAKYDGMPNSAINSGNVDLIVQSTEIGTELKNIMHFPRRRSVDNENAISRDTYNGIINILKKQCKVDFTLYKENTIVRRIDRRMTSLRIHDTDMYLDHLKGHPEEVSLLFNDMLIGVTSFFRDARAFDRLDRELSNYILNKETKELRIWCVGCSTGEEPYSIAIILSQILGDKISDYKIQIFATDIDKHAIEFARNAIYPESALQNLPKPIRDKFFLVNDDQFELTKAIKSHVIFSVHDINNDPPFLRLDLITCRNLMIYFTVELQRQILPTFHYALNPKGILMLGQSESIGVFQEQYRPLSKTSKIYEALFVGKQLPPERKSSGIRKKAIDYKEQSITESPRRTKLNEEFSNIISQTLKEFVLPNAMLINENQDIIFTEGENKLLVRPSGLPTNNIFKNLHPQLSIDLRSAFHQLHTGKDIANTGFQSFNLDGKDVWVKLILISIKREGPLGSLILIFSQVEEPVNIPVLPEGNQDTSNQAVLVEQQRLLLKTKEQLQNVIEELETSNEEMQSMNEELQSSNEELQSSNEELETTNEELQSTNEELQTAYAELRMAYEEREHQRTELEALRNNLQHTNSLLEDAEKSAKMGSWLWDIPTRKIDWSNGCYQLFGLDKKVFHPSYEAFIGLAQDHYRGLLEEQLTNLLHNRASQPFIFEAYDRNKKTIIISLEAVVSFNDLKQAERVMGTMTDVTESIMSEREQTIYKDKISYILNSSLNAACVIDLKTMSVDYINAEFQKLLGYSLESLIPFKDEQFFELIDQKDQEKFRSVIQTVIDSKPGQATPSSYKISLANEEGTVPVYANHTIYELDENTLAASKILITLFSSKI
- a CDS encoding PleD family two-component system response regulator; this translates as MSIKMAKILMVDDELTSIEAVRCLLNANVDIKTAGTGKAAIDLLNNENFDLVLLDVDLPDISGFDICNHIKQQEHTKHIPVIFISGYKDLIFEMQAYEAGAADYLSKPVNLIRLLMRINVNLNIKLPIPKIG
- a CDS encoding hybrid sensor histidine kinase/response regulator encodes the protein MLILPFVLAVSVVLTYLDFERRESSSTAKVISDVNRVYSTADAILNTFYWESVDTTIGVTFQGIQKNIFENFVENSENYIEIDAIFRNSFELNQSVSQIRWIDKSGFERYRMNRDSSENLAQNVYVVSPEELQDKSERYYFTETRKLESGYIYLSKLDLNIENGEITTPYQPTIRLATPVRNDQNEFQGIIIINFNLNDMFATLTEIPSQGINIDIFNGSGDLRYSNTLPEVTFLDIIKDNVLSVGIEKVKNYYEKVEEFNKVSTSKNTNAFYAFGNIEYAPQVRVQENISLLVSVQESQVSKISRKNLIESLMIGLVTLLLGFLLIFLLYRADKKVVTLNVELSKQLRISEKSREVKSQFLANMSHEIRTPMTAISGLLELLLKEKLDDHVYKRLYIIKESSDGLRRIINDILDLSKIESGKSILSEAEFRPSLTVERCISTFNGSASLNGSEILLDMDPGLFFYYCLGDEYRIEQVINNLLSNAIKFSDNKPITISVRAEISPDETLELICSVMDGGIGMPESLVKTLGETFTQADNTVSKDNQGTGLGLSISKALLRSMGSDLQIKSELGKGSEFSFQINLPVTKRTSVFNLDKMNIDTLNVWLVNQNNKNSEFIKKLFNHWGCKATAIQTKEQLDSTVTELIENNLALDFILFDLEHAVTENDILYIVDRFTSDRINNTKLVLMTSDESKIKNYAGLNVHVDLLKKPITISGFLELLQTLKLVPNIQAIEDNENDIVKTLERNIIERVKREGQPKILLVEDNLTNQSVISEIFKSIDINVVVASNGKEAVDLVMSQSFDMIFMDVQMPVMSGLEATKIIRERFNMEEMPIIALSAGVTEQEFHKSSNVGMNTHVPKPIDLNKLMHVVIEFWPEKMKEVGLGHLTTEQQAVASTVGNEVINRTSSKVEDLNRLDRFDLSNTVYQWLGEDAYYKVTDAFLTQYLQPNIENPSQKEKSEFVHGLKGAAANIGAVKLFSLCEQLEQQLREADVSIDVLLKELVADILILQKIR
- a CDS encoding EAL domain-containing protein, translated to MELKDETKKPIPLLIRCIKKKKLFIVSHSKHIVDNKVTFFFTFSPLTHNSHSKSEDFLYKQAFESSNQSIYLTDCNHNILFVNPSFTHFFGRDYLDIKDKKDDILYHHSSKKLHDEAIESLINEVDHVEERMTCTTAFDNAAPVICNVNIVMVHDDESHNFLHFVEDITKQVTAEESMKDVAFKDPLTGIANRHSFNVTFKEQFEEAQRQGEQLSIFFIDLDKFKYLNDQYGHEYGDLLLTQAAERLNNCSMSSDFVARLGGDEFVVLIPGNQPKSNLESVARRILSEFSRPFTLKDLEYKCTCCIGIAQYPDDSMSKNSLLNAADSAMYIAKRSGRNDFAFYNYEKQKITNQHEHRFKEIEQAVEKSLVHLYFQPIHDMVTGDVVSFEALARYINEEGILQPPSYFLPYIESDPIIHKLGVNQIREIKRYLKVLKYHGVHLPISVNLSSYQVKSDAIIKELELIAESAPDIVRLLKIEVTETMLFESDSIAIKNLNHINKLGYSLVLDDFGTGHSSIYSLKKINFEIVKIDKIFIEEIKKQHENERKFLNAIIAMIQNLNAKIICEGIENKEQVDYLLQRGCNIGQGYYYSKAIPRNDILNYLGI
- a CDS encoding RRXRR domain-containing protein, with protein sequence MISYRALTPVLNKNGSALMLCKLQKARSLLQRGNAKVEKRAPFTI